The DNA sequence CTCCACTGCCATCTCTGAGCAGCAGGAATGTTGGGAGGCTGTCCCGAGAGCCCCCTTCCTGACAAATGCGGGGCAGCAGCAGGCCTGAGGCCACCTCTGGGGCAAGTCAGTTGTTCAgtatctccctttccttccctgcgCCCAGGGATGGAGTCACGGCCAAAATAACCACCAGGCTGCATGCAAAGCGAGAGCGTACCAGGAAGCATGGCTTGACCGCGGAAACCTGCCCAGCCAGTAACACAGCCAGTAAGGCCGACGGAAGTAGGTTCTCCCAACAGCACCCGTGTGCacatccaccctcccccacccaccgcAGCGCAGTCTGGACTCACATAATTGGCATCCGTGCATGCCTAGTTAGCCCACACTGCCTGTCTTAGCAAGAGGCATGGGTGCCAGGCATCGCTTAGGAGCTGTGTGTCCAGGTCTCATGACAAAGCTGAACTACCACAGTGCAGATGGGCCCGGCTGCTGAGCTAGATGGCATGTGTTTGCTTTTCAATGAAACCCTGCcacgccctggccaggtagctcagttggttagaccagtggtcggcaaactcattagtcaacagagccaaatatcaacagtacaacgattgaaatttcttttgagagccaaattttttaaacttcttctaacgctacttcttcaaaatagactcgcccaagccatggtattttgtggaagagccacactcaaggggccaaagagccgcatgtggctcacgagccaccgTTTGCCAACCACTAGGTTACAGCATCAaaccaatacaccaaggttgcaggttcaatccccggtcagggcagacAATCGAGTGTGTAAATAAGGGGATCGgtaagtcaatgtttctctccctctcccttcctctctctaaaatcaatagaggaaacaaaatcaaaataaatgaataaattactgCTGCTGGGGATCCCATTGGtgcttgaacatttttttcaatctGGAAACTTCCTTTCTCGTAGGGATAGGATGGCTGTGCACAAGATCAACACAAGGATGTTCGTGGAGAGAGGGACGGTGACTGTGAGGAAGGGGACGTTACCCGGACACCCCCCATACATCTCATCGTATCCCTCCGATGCCCGGTATGTAGCTGTTAAAGAACAATGTTGTGAAGTGCTTTATGGCATGTTACATAGAGCATGCATCCGTGTGCTGCTGCTTTTAAGACACATGCCTCCCTCGCGGTGCTGAGAGCGAGCGGGCACGCGGAGTCGAAAATAATGATGTCCTCTGCGTTCGAGGCTTACGgttgtttaaatgtttttaggACGAGccctaccggtttggctcagtggatagagcgtcagcctgcggactgaaaggacccaggtttgatttgggtgaagggcgtgtgccttggttgcgggcacatccccagtaggtgtgcaggaggcagctgatcgatgtttctctctcatcaatgtttctatccctctcccttcccctctgtaaaaaaaaatcaataaaatatattaaatgtttttatgacAAAAATATACGCAAAAGTCAAATAACAGAAGGAACCTCTATACGCCCATGGCCACGGCATCTGGGGGAAACGCTCACGGTGCTACAAATACGTTGCAGAGCGAGGGTGTGCGCTGGAGTGTGAAATCTAAACAAGGACAGTGAGGCCCGGGGACCGTTTTTGACAcaaagtgttttattttgaaattcccAGCAGAGCTCATCCTCAGTGCCTTCTCGGGAGCTGCCTGTGAGAATCCCGACTGGAACCGGGGCAGACAGGCCTGCCTGCCGCCCGGCCCGCACATCCATGCCTGGGGTCGCGCagccggcccccaggccccccactggCGGGTCTAAATGGACAGAAACCCTCACGGGTGTGATTTACAGAGTGGCCCCAAGTGGCCAAGGTCTCCCTCCAGTGGTGCCCAAACAAGACCCCGGAATGGAAGCTGTAGGAGAGGGGATCTCGTGTGACCAGCGCTCCCACACGCGCTCGTCGCTGGGTCTGCAGTCACCGCTGTAAAGGCAAACCCAGTGTGTGCGGCGGCAACGTTGTAAACACCATGTAAACATTGCAAGGACTTTAGGTTATTTAGCATCCGAAGAGATATTTATAAAAAACTACTGGACTTGTTAAGACTACAAATACCAGCCCACCCTCCGCCCATGAAAAAagcagttgttacaaaaatataaaaaatagactcGCCTCTGCTTTGCAACCATCCCGGCAGCCGCTCCCCGCGGCGGCGCATCCCGCTGACGGACCACGCCAGAGCCCAGCACCACGTCCCAGACAGCGCTCCTCGAGGCTGTGGCTGCCTTTTTCTTGGGGACCGTGACGCCGGCGAGGGGGCTGTGGGGAGTTCGCCGGCGCATCTCCTGCCCGGAAACTGGAGCCCGGGAGGCTGCTTTCCACGCTCACTGCTTCTCAATCCAGCTCCTTCCTTTCTAGTTTGGGACTTGCTGGGTCCCCAGACCCCTGTGCTGGCCTTGGGCTCCCTAACTGCccgctggggaggcggggggcacgCCTGCTCCCACTCTCTGGAGGGTGGGTGGGCCGCGGCCAGGTGTGCTAAGCCGGGGAAGCTGCGGTGAAGGGGGTGAAGGGGGATGCCCGCCCCGGCCTGGGCAGGTGCAGATGCTGCgggagccctgggtctgggagggcagccagcagcaggtgtggagGCAAACACCGCGCGAAGTGAAACACGTTTAAGCACTTCCGATCGACGGCACGTGCGCCACAGAAGCTGGGCTGCCAGGCGCGTTGGCCAGTTCATGGGCCAAACGCAGTTTGCAAGGACTCAGCTGACACTGTGGAGACGGGGTGACTGTCCAGTCCTCGGGGAGGCCCCTCGGGCTTTAGGACCCTGTCAGTGTCGCACTGTTCCTGCTCTCGCCAGCAGAGGGCGATGTGTGTCAAGGCTCAACCCAGCCCTGGGCGAGAACCATTGTTGGGGAAAAGCAGGATGGATCCCCTCGCCACCAGGCAGACGCCCCACACACGACTGGCCCAGGTCCCAGCCAACCCGTCACCCCCAAAGCTTTGTGGGTGCACGGAGTCCTTGCTGCCTGGTAGCCTGGTCACCTGGCTCACACCCCCTCGTCCCCTGCAGGACACAAAGAAAACAGTATCTACCACCAGGGTCTGGCATCCCCTGAGACCCATGCTCTGCATGCACCGAGATGCGCTGTCTGCCTCCGGCCAGAAGGGGGCGCCCCCTGAGCCTGCAGTGGACTCCGGGCCCCGAGCTGGGAGGCTGGGTTCTGCACCAAAGGTTTTATTTCACAGATCGTGTGGCGGTCGGGCATGTCCAGTCCTCTCCGGGTGAAGCCCTGCATTTCCAGCCTCTTGTTCCTCAGAGCAGCCTCTGACCCAGCCCGCGTGTGCTTCTCACCCCGACGAGCCccaggagcagcagaggcaggtCCAGACAGCGCCCCCCACAGGCGGGCCACGTCCCCTCGACTTTGGTTGCatcaaaaaacaagaagaaaaacagggTTTCTGGGACATCCCCATTCACATCGGCTGGGAGAGACGTGCTCCCCACGTCAAGGCACAAAGGAGGCTCCTGGGGCAGGATGGCGAGGAAAGCGACGGTGGCCCTGGCGGGCCTGAGGCAGGTCGCTGGGAGGGGCTCAGTGGGGGGGAGGCGGGCCCGGGGCCTCAGGCGAACTCCCCGAGGAACTGGATGTGGAAGTCCTTCACCCTCTGCAGCACCGTCTTCAGCTTCTCCACGGGCGGCAGGATGGTCATCCTGGGGAAAGAGCAGCGTCAGCCCGGCCGCccgcagagggcagagggcagaggcgcGAACCCTGCCGCTCGGGGCCCCCCACCTGCTGTCGGGGGCACGGAGGCACGAGGAGGAGCGGGCCAGCTGCCCTGGCCACAGCCACGGCTCCAGCCCCGACCGACAGCAGCTGGCATGGCACCCGGCACCTGTCGAACCACTACCCCCCCATTCATGTACTGTTTTTACTTTTCAagctatttttatagatttcatagagaagcatccatgatgagagagaatcatggactggctgcctcctgcacaccccaccctggggatcgagcccgcaacccaggcacatgccctgaccgggaatcgaaccctgacctcctggtccatcaGTCAACCCACAGccacggagccccgccggccgggcgcaCACCTTGTTTACCCGAGTGACACATGCAAACAAAGCCACAGCCAGGGCAGCATTAGGCCCAGCAGCCCGGCCACCACGGCAGGTGGTCTGCGGCCACGGGCGGCGCCCAGACCTCCCAGAGCGGACTCCCATTTcctacagacacagacacaggctccCGCTGGAGGggcctctccatctccccccgCGGTCTCGTCCAGCGAGAACTCCCACGTCCTCGGCCCTGAAGGCAGGCAGCTCTCTGGGTGAGCCCTGGCTGCCCAGGTGAGCCCAGCATGAAGGGGAATGGCCAGCCATCGCGTGTGTCCACGGGGTGGAGACTGGGCCCAGGTGCTACCTGAGCTCATGACGGCTCTTATTTAGCATCTGCCCAGGGGCATCTGAGGGCCCTGCGCGGAGCAGACGCCGTCCCGGATGGGTCTGGCCTCTGGGGaaccctggggaggggaggggctccaGCTCGCTCAGCTCGAGGGCCCATCACGTGGGGGCACGTTGGGAACTTTGTGTTTGAATGGGGGACATCCGCAGGCCTGTGGGACAGCGGACGGCACTGCTGAGCCCCAATGCCAGATGCGGCCGTCGTGGGGTGAACGGACTAAAGTCAGCACACCAGCGGGAGCTTCCCAGGTGGCAGGTGATGGATGGAGGCAGCGAGGGTGGGAAGGTCCGGGAGCGACCGAGGGGGCATGGGGCTCAGGGGGCTCTGCAGGacagtgggggtgcaggggggtaGCCCAGGGAGGCCGGGCTGCACGCGTCTCAGTCCCCGCAGCCAGACCCTGCTGGGCAGCCGGAGCCCAGGTTCCCAAGACAAGCCAGGTGGTACCTGAAGTGGTAGGTGCCTTCCCGCTGCCCGAAGCCGCTGCCGGGCACCACGCAGATGCCCGTCTCCTCCAGGAGCTTCATGCAGTAGAACATGTCGGGGGCCATGTTGTGGGCCTGCAGGGACAGGCGGCCTCGGTTCACACGGCTTTGCACAAGCACGCCACCGACAACTCCAGCAAACAGTAGAATCAGAGGTTCCTTCCcgtggccaggcccgcccccaccctctccaAGGACCGGCCAGACGCTGGGTGCTGCGTGGCTGGCGCAGGGAGCAAGGGCCTGGGGAAGTGTGAGGGTGGAAATAATTGATCCTCAACGTAGGGTCCGTGGCACCGCCTGAGAAACTGTTAAAGCGGGTCTCGGACCCTCCAGCCTTCCTGAACCCCAAGTTCGCGGAGGGAAGCTCTGGGGCAGATGGCCGGGGAGAGGGGACGAGAGAGGGCTCTCCTGCTCCTCGAGCCCGGTCACCGCatcccctgggccctgcctcagGCCCCAGCGCCCACAGGGCCCAGATCAGCACGCCGCCAGCCAGCACAGTAAGTGGGGGCTGGGCCTCGGGGGATCGCCTTCACCCCAAGGGCCCACGGAGCGCAGAGCCCGGGCGAGAAGCAGCCCCAGCCCCGCAATCCCGGGAGCCAGAGAGAGCCCCCGCCCGGTGCCCACCTGAGCTGCCTCCACGGCTCTGGGGGGGAGGAAGATCCGGGGGAAGGCGTACATGGCCCCCTGCAGGGGGTTGCAGCGGATTCCCGGGACTTGGTTGAACAGGTCTTCCGTCAGCTTCGCTTTCTCGGCCAGATTGCTCAGCACGGACTCCTTCTCCTGACGGGACAGAGCGAGTCAGCACCCGATGTCACCGCGAGGCTGCCGCCACCGGAAACGGCCCTTCCACGCCAGGACCGGGCGGACGTGAGGGCGAGCCTGCGCGAGTGAGTCCTGCCGGGTGTTGTCACTTGCTATCGAAAGGGTCTgaatggcctggccggcgtggctcagtggttcgattcccggtcaggcacatgcctgggatgtgggctcaatccccagtgcggggcgtgcaggaggcagccgatcaatgattctctctcatcactgatgtttctgtgctgtttctgtctctctctccctctcccttcctctctgaaatcaatgaaaatatgtatttttaaaaagggtctgGATGGACCGCTTTAAGAGCTGAGGATGTCTGCTAAGGCCAGAGGCAGGTCCATGGTCCTTCTCTCTGGGTGCCCATCCGTGGGGGCccacagggaagggagaggaaagaggtggCCACATCCACCCTAACACTCGCCCCGCCGCACCCTCAGACTTCGCCTCCTGCGGTGCTCCCGCGCCCGGAGGAGCCACGCGTGCCTCCGAGAACAtgccctgggccccggggccctggctggggcgggGTGGCGACGGGCCCCGGGCCCTGGGACTCACCCTGATGAACTGCTCGAACGACTCCTCCCCGGGCCTCGGCGGGTTCACCACGATGTCCATGGCGGCCTGCCCCGACACGGGCGGGCACAGGCGGACTGAGAGCAGCTTCACCAGCTGGCCTTTGATCTCGGGGTGCAGGTTGATCACCTCCATGTAGCCTCCCCGGTAGCCGcacctgcagggaggaggggcaggagacgCACTGAGTGCCGTCTGCCAGCCGGAAGCTTCTGGGGCCGTCCCCACGCTCGacacagaggggagggcctgCTGAGCTCCTACCCGGGGAGCGTGACGGAAAGGGACATGTGCACACGCATGTCTGCTTACGAGGAACAAGCACgctccctctcctctttctccccgaGGTGGGGGCGCTGGGGCAGCAGCCTCAGAGCCAGAGAGGGACCCACatgccaggagggcagggccggccccccccccaccccccgcagcctGCCCTGGACGTCCCCCGCCTTGGGACTGTTATGTCACAGACACACGCTTTATCTTGGTTGAGCTGCTGTATTTTGGGAcctctttgttacagcagctgagCCTGAACCCCAATTCATACGCTAGCCTCGTTCCAGAGGGGCCCGAATCAGGCCTGGCACCCCCTGCACAGGGGAAAGGTCATTGCCGGGGCATCGGCCTGAGCATGTCCGCTGGGTGTTTTGCTGCCTGAAACAGTGTCAGCCACGGGAGCGCAGCGctgagagccagggagggagggagggagggagggagggagggaggcagctcaCACCCCCCAGACGACCTCCAGCAGCCAGCTCCCCCCGGGCTCCCCCTGGGCTCGTGCTGACGGGGAGCAGGTTCTGTGACTTAGCGCCGAGCGGAGCCAAGACTCACACAGGGTCGAATCCTATGCGGACAAGCTGAGATGTGcgagtttaaaaaaaacacaacctttcAGAACGAGACCTGCCCCATCAGGGCATCTTCTggggcccttcccccacccccgcctggggACTGACTGACAAATGCAGACTAATGACCAAATGCAGGCACCGAGGCAGGAACCGGGCCCCCTTCCTCGCTGCACCCGCACCCTCAACCTCAGAGCAGGGCGTGACGACACGCCGCCAAACGCTCTCAGAATCCCTGGCAGACGGCTTCCCGCCTGACCCCTGGACCGGGCTCCCCACGCGAGCACACGGGCCGGCCTCCCAGCAAGGcttccttccctgcctcaggCCGGGCCCGGCTGCGGACACACCCGCACCAGGCTGTCCCCCGACCAGGCTCCGGGGGACGTGCGGCCTGTCTGGCGTCTCAGAGCGGCAGAGGCCACGGTGAGGGAGGCCCTCGCTGTCGGGGGGGCCTGACggggggcgggcagtggggggcggggtggggggcacgtaCTCGCCCATGTAGCCCTTGGAGGTGGAGTGGAAGGAGGCGAGCTCCACGTTGCTGGAGTACTCGGGGCCCAGCTCCGCGAGCACCTTCTTGAAGGAGTGGAACCTGCAGTCGGCGGAGTACACGTTGTCCTGGTACACCTGCGGGACAGGGGCTCGGCTCGGGCTGCTTCCGGGGACCAGCCGCACGGGCCCCAGGAACCTTCCAGAAGGAGGAGAGGCCTGGCCGGACGCAGACGAGTCCTCCCACACGAACCCCACCCGATCTCCAGACCTCCTTCCCACCGCGTGTGACCAGCGACGAGACGGAGGACCCCCGGCCTGGCAGGGGCTCCCGGGAGCGCGAGGTTCCTTCCTTCCAAGGTCAGTGACGCGAGCAGTTCCCGGCCTGTCCCGCCCCACACCTGCCCCGGCTGGACCTGCTGACGGTCTGTCCCTGTCCACTCCACGTGCGCCCCCCAGACCACCCGCCCCCCACCAGACCATCCGTCCCCCCCAGACCATCCGCCCCCCACCAGACCACCCGCCCCCCAACTAGACCACCAGCCCCCCACCAGACCATCCGTCCCCCCCCAGACCATCCACCCCCCCACCAGACCATCCACCCCCCACCAGACCACGCGCCCCCACCAGACCACCAGCCCCCCAACTAGACCATCCGCCCTCCACCAGACCCCCACCAGACCATCCACCCCCCACCAGACCACGCGCCCCCACCAGACCACCAGCCCCCCAACTAGACCATCCGCCCTCCACCAGACCCCCACCAGACCATCCACCCCCCACCAGACCACGCGCCCCCACCAGaccaccagccccccccccagaccacccgccccccacccgccccccaccagACCATGCGTCCACCCCCAGACCATGGATAGGAGCAGCTCCCACGCCTGTCGGTTCTCTCCTGTCCTTGTGGCTGCAGCACCCACCAGCACGGCCCCCAGCACCCACTCTCCCCGCTCGATTTGCCACGGGGAGCACCTTCCCTGCTCTCGCTCTGCAGgtttggggggcagggcctggtcaCTTTGCAGCCTGCCACCCCCGCCCACAGGGAGCGGTTCAGCAGTGGGGGTGCCCGCCGCCCCAGGGGGTGCAGTCCTGTCGCCTGTGCTGGAACCGCAGGGAAGAAATGGCTTTCTAGGCAGGACGTTAGCGGGCCTGCGTGCGGGACCCACAGGCAGGGACAACGGGAGAGAATCCAGTTTGAGAGGCGTTTTGAGTCCCTGGATCCGCCCCACACCTGTACGTCCAatgccttttttcctttttaagtggtttgggttagggcagtggtcggcaagctcattagtccacagagccaaatatcaacagtacaacgattgaaatttctttggagagccaaattttttaaacttaaacttcttctaacgccacttcctcaaaatagactcgcccaggccatgggattttgtggaagagccacactcaaggggccaaagagccgcatgcggctcgcgagccgaagtttgccgaccacggggttagagttCTGGGATTATAACCGAGAGTCTAAACCAGTTTGGGATGATTCAGGTCACAGTCTCCGAGGTGGAGGCCCCCACCCAACACACAAGAAGCTGGGTCAGGCCTGGATGCGCCCCCAGAAGAGCAAGAcacgcctcccccaccccccaccccgagggGCAGCTGCTCGTACCTCGTCCGCCAGGAGGAAGAGCTTCTCCTCCCACGCGAAGTGGATCACGTCTTCGATGCACTTCCTGCTCTGCACTTGGCCTGGGAACCAACAAACCGAATGCAGGCCGTGCTGGTTAGTGTCCCCGGTAAGAACCCCCCACAGGGACGCGGGCGTCACCCCTGCTCCCTGTGACCACGAGGGACCACTTCCCCCGTGCTGTGCCTGATGGGGTACAACACACAGATACATagtaagtggccagattatgatgatctctgaacgcataataactggccactcagtgtacacctatataataaaaggctaatatgcaaattgtcccctcaaccaggagtttgaccagcaggcaggccggccatctgcccatgtcccctccctctggccaggctggctggatatatatatatataatatatgcatatatatatatatatataaatcataataatctggccactcagtgtacatgcaCATACATTACTTGTATGTACATACGTATCTGATGCAAAGCAGTACGTCGATTAGTTACCCTTTTGTCACAAATAAAAACACCTCTACTCTTGTCTATGCAAGAACATGTCTGAAGAAGCAGAGCGGAACGCGTGGTGACCAGCTGGTATCTGGCCGTGAACTGCCTGAGCGATGAAGCAGCTCCTCAGCTAAGGGACCAAGCAGTGTCCCCGCCTAGCAAGGCCGACCAGGCTGCCTTGAAGCAAGCCCAGGGTTCTGGATTCGGGGGGCGGGTGGGCAGCACCCCTGGGGCTCCAGGTGAGTTTCTAGCTGCCACGCCCCGTCTCCCAGCAGCTGACCGCGCTTCACACACTCAGAGCCCAGCGAGCACGGGGGCCTGACCGTACTCCTGTAAGACCTACGCATGCGCTCCCTTAGGAGACGGTCGGTCATTTCTTCCCCGGCAGCCGGGTGGGTGGCTGTCCACACCCGGCCTGGAAGTCACGGCCCTCTCACCTCCACAGGGAGGCAGGCACTCCTGGGATGCAGGACTTGCTGCTCCAAGGGAGGCACCAGCAGCCTGGCTGGGAGCTTGTGGGAAATGCAAAttagcccagcccagccaatCATAGCAGAGCGTCTGGAGTGGGGGCCCGTGGCTGGTTTCCTTGAGTCGGCTGCTCAGAATACTGATGCCCCCAAGACTCTGGGGTGCAGCCTGGCCTGGCATTTCTAAAAAGCTCCCTTTGTGATTCTAAGGTACAGCCAGGACGGAGGGGCTGCTCGGGCCGCCTGGCCAGAACATTCATCCCCACTCCCGGAGCCGGTGCACACACACCAGGACAGCCAGCAGCCCGGTGC is a window from the Eptesicus fuscus isolate TK198812 chromosome 21, DD_ASM_mEF_20220401, whole genome shotgun sequence genome containing:
- the GPT2 gene encoding alanine aminotransferase 2 isoform X2; translation: MDETRVCWAQAFKGIKKPFTEVIRANIGDAQAMGQQPITFLRQVMALCTYPNLLDSPSFPEDAKKRARRILQACGGNSLGSYSASQGVNCIREDVAAYITRRDGGVPADPDNIYLTTGASDGITTILKILVSGGGKSRTGVLIPIPQYPLYSAVISELGAVQVNYYLDEENCWALNVQELRRAVREAKEHCDPKVLCIINPGNPTGQVQSRKCIEDVIHFAWEEKLFLLADEVYQDNVYSADCRFHSFKKVLAELGPEYSSNVELASFHSTSKGYMGECGYRGGYMEVINLHPEIKGQLVKLLSVRLCPPVSGQAAMDIVVNPPRPGEESFEQFIREKESVLSNLAEKAKLTEDLFNQVPGIRCNPLQGAMYAFPRIFLPPRAVEAAQAHNMAPDMFYCMKLLEETGICVVPGSGFGQREGTYHFRMTILPPVEKLKTVLQRVKDFHIQFLGEFA